In Ostrea edulis chromosome 6, xbOstEdul1.1, whole genome shotgun sequence, a single window of DNA contains:
- the LOC125650092 gene encoding uncharacterized protein LOC125650092 — MEAKKASATHDLSIVPDLTFGFVEKFVKRDSQSLGEKEISKGYKYFCERYVTNITTHNAVNGCVVKGKCHRSQRKNESPHDIEIVLLDGPCVESSRCSCTIGQSGHCGHVTGLLFTLAHMKSANLKCIPSDVLKNSLPQTWHVPRGEKICGSSAENVIVHGYNAKSSPQQPRGLRSTLYNPINSVVPKISELCSRVSEADKTCLLLTVVNLSGKGDCEYTETKFGKFPKGSPLAVQQKLSPHYVLNILDASEFPLLPAENLMEQQLHIILDEKRTGSFSSIFVSEEECHQIEEMTRLQGESPKWHAIRRERITASVAGDIVKRRAAYEPLTGRLKTTRKVVTESMRHGLSFEAVAADAFVRLLDNNVNIYPCGVVVSPYAPWLAATPDRKVYNPTMNQPYGLLEIKCPVKPLSECNYLTKVGDVWRLKKNHNYFYQVMMQLAVTGLNWCYFFVWLCDENHLEVIEFDEEEWQDMKNKIDSFYFDHFLE; from the exons atgGAGGCGAAAAAAGCGTCTGCTACGCACGATTTAAGTATCGTTCCAGACCTCACGTTCGGCTTCGTTGAGAAATTTGTCAAAAGAGATAGCCAAAGCCTTGGAGAAAAGGAAATATCCAAAGGATATAAATATTTCTGCGAGAGATATGTGACTAACATTACAA cTCACAATGCTGTGAATGGATGTGTAGTGAAGGGGAAATGCCATAGATCCCAGCGCAAGAATGAATCGCCTCATGATATCGAG ATTGTTCTGTTAGATGGACCATGTGTGGAGAGTAGCCGTTGTTCTTGCACGATTGGACAGTCGGGACACTGTGGTCATGTTACTGGTCTCCTATTCACTCTGGCACATATGAAATCTGCAAACCTGAAATGCATTCCATCTGATGTTCTGAAGAATTCCCTTCCCCAGACTTGGCATGTGCCCCGAGGAGAGAAGATTTGTGGAAGTTCAGCTGAAAACGTGATTGTGCATGGATACAATGCCAAGTCATCTCCTCAACAACCTCGTGGATTGAGATCTACTCTGTACAATCCCATCAACTCTGTTGTTCCAAAAATTTCAGAACTGTGTTCTAGAGTCTCTGAAGCTGACAAAACCTGTTTGTTGCTTACAGTTGTGAATTTGAGTGGTAAAGGTGACTGTGAATATACAGAGACAAAATTTGGTAAATTTCCAAAAGGATCCCCATTAGCAGTGCAACAGAAATTGTCACCACATTATGTACTGAATATTTTAGATGCCAGTGAATTTCCTCTTCTCCCCGCTGAAAATCTAATGGAACAACAACTTCATATCATTCTGGATGAGAAAAGAACTGGTAgcttttcttcaatttttgtgtCAGAGGAGGAATGTCATCAAATTGAGGAGATGACACGACTACAAGGAGAGAGTCCGAAGTGGCACGCAATCCGTAGGGAGAGAATTACTGCTTCAGTGGCTGGTGATATTGTAAAGCGGAGAGCAG CCTATGAACCTCTAACTGGAAGACTGAAGACAACAAGAAAAGTTGTTACAGAGAGCATGCGTCATGGGTTGTCATTTGAGGCAGTTGCTGCTGACGCCTTTGTTAGA CTACTAGATAACAATGTCAACATATACCCATGTGGAGTTGTAGTTAGCCCTTATGCTCCATGGCTTGCTGCTACACCTGATCGGAAGGTATACAACCCCACCATGAATCAACCTTACGGCTTGCTTGAGATCAAGTGCCCTGTAAAACCCTTGTCAGAATGCAACTACTTGACTAAAGTTGGAGATGTGTGGAgactgaaaaaaaatcataattacttCTACCAAGTCATGATGCAACTTGCAGTGACTGGTCTAAACTGGTGTTACTTCTTTGTGTGGCTCTGTGATGAAAATCACTTGGAGGTTATCGAGTTTGATGAGGAGGAGTGGCAAGACATGAAAAACAAGATAGATTCATTCTATTTTGATCACTTTCTTGAATAA
- the LOC130047255 gene encoding uncharacterized protein LOC130047255 — MRRAWIQAIRRDPGPLFTISEQTVVCSRHFKPSDIKWTPVRTTLKPGSVPSIFHWKADSNTRRPIVKHPIPEKRPKQEFDDERERPDETDSISMSNEDGSPPPDEMQRKIVRIEELEALLQKKDEEIRSIQQKMEIERFGIQRFSNDNSMIQFYTGFTSMAMFSAFFEYVRPTATCMNSYYYKSCDKSNQQITVSKQRSMLLIDELFMFVCRLKCGLMAQDLAVRRRRFNYGRQRVRLKQSIRRDRHICQYSTISS, encoded by the exons ATGAGGCGAGCATGGATCCAAGCCATCAGAAGAGATCCCGGTCCTCTTTTTACC ATAAGTGAACAAACCGTAGTTTGCTCTCGCCACTTCAAACCTAGTGATATTAAATGGACACCAGTAAGAACCACATTGAAACCGGGATCTGTACCTTCGATTTTCCATTGGAAGGCAGATTCCAACACTCGACGTCCAATTGTAAAACATCCCATTCCAGAAAAAAGACCAAAGCAGGAGTTTGATGATGAAAGAGAGAGACCCGATGAAACAGATTCTATATCAATGTCAAATGAGGATGG TTCTCCTCCTCCTGATGAAATGCAGAGAAAGATAGTGAGAATCGAAGAATTAGAGGCTTTGTTACAGAAGAAGGATGAAGAAATAAGGAGTATACAACAAAAGATGGAGATAGAACGATTTGGAAtccaacgtttttcaaatgacaattCAATGATACAATTCTACACAGGTTTTACATCAATGGCTATGTTTTCAGCTTTCTTTGAATATGTCAGACCTACTGCAACCTGTATGAACAGCTATTACTATAAATCCTGTGATAAATCCAATCAGCAGATCACAGTCAGCAAACAAAGAAGCATGCTTTTAATTGATGAGTTGTTCATGTTTGTGTGCAGACTAAAATGTGGTCTTATGGCACAAGATTTAGCAGTCAG AAGAAGGCGATTCAATTATGGCAGACAAAGGGTTCGTCTTAAACAAAGTATTAGAAGGGACAGGCATATCTGTCAATACTCCACCATTTCTTCTTAG